In one bacterium genomic region, the following are encoded:
- a CDS encoding outer membrane lipoprotein-sorting protein, which yields MSFLPHSKLARFLAFLLLMLGASTAGAIEPDEIVAKADAVRVPKGSYEFEAAIVNYEGETKQSESGYKVYVRDLEHSLVEFRSPAAEKGKSLLMIQEDLWIYLPRVKKPVRIPLQQRLAGNVSNGDMARANFSNDYSATLAGEEKIGDREVYVLDLVAKSPSKTYNKIKYKVAKSDFHPVTAEYYTVSGASLKTCTFEDFRQEAGALRPVRLVFQDSLNPRKKSILTFSGMVTKQLDLSMFTKDYMKTLE from the coding sequence ATGTCATTCCTTCCGCATTCGAAGCTCGCCAGGTTTCTGGCCTTCCTCCTTCTCATGTTGGGCGCCTCGACGGCCGGCGCGATCGAGCCCGACGAGATCGTCGCCAAAGCCGACGCGGTGCGGGTGCCCAAGGGCTCCTATGAGTTCGAAGCCGCGATCGTGAATTACGAGGGCGAAACCAAGCAATCGGAGAGCGGCTACAAAGTTTATGTGCGGGACTTGGAGCATAGCTTGGTCGAGTTCCGCAGCCCGGCCGCGGAGAAGGGCAAGAGCCTCTTGATGATCCAAGAGGATCTTTGGATCTATTTGCCCCGGGTCAAGAAGCCGGTCCGAATTCCCTTGCAGCAACGTTTGGCCGGCAACGTCTCCAATGGCGACATGGCCCGGGCCAATTTTTCCAACGACTACAGCGCCACTTTGGCCGGCGAGGAGAAAATCGGCGATCGCGAAGTCTACGTCCTCGACCTGGTCGCCAAGTCGCCGAGCAAGACCTACAACAAGATCAAGTACAAGGTGGCGAAGAGCGATTTTCATCCGGTCACCGCCGAGTATTACACGGTTTCGGGCGCCTCCTTGAAAACCTGCACCTTCGAGGATTTTCGCCAAGAGGCCGGGGCGCTCCGGCCGGTTCGCCTGGTGTTTCAGGACAGCTTGAATCCGCGGAAGAAATCGATCCTCACTTTCAGCGGCATGGTCACGAAGCAGCTTGACCTGTCGATGTTCACGAAAGACTACATGAAGACTTTGGAGTAG
- a CDS encoding ABC transporter ATP-binding protein gives MEVLEVRGASKEYLLGKTVVRALRQVDFSIEAGQMLCIMGPSGSGKTTLLNLLGLLDEPTSGEIFLQGRSTRNLSYEEKAQLRSRFLGFIFQSFNLFPVLTAYENVEYPLLFHKVSPGERKERVWAALAEAQLTEVAGHRPDELSGGQRQRVAIARALVTRPLLILADEPTANLDSGSAETIMSMMQRMNKEHGSTFIFSTHDPRVVHHASRIVTISDGVLQEEGRRTILHGAPIGAYQ, from the coding sequence ATGGAAGTTCTGGAAGTACGGGGTGCGAGCAAGGAGTACTTATTGGGGAAGACGGTGGTCCGGGCCTTGCGCCAGGTCGATTTCAGCATCGAGGCCGGACAGATGCTCTGCATCATGGGCCCCTCGGGCAGCGGAAAAACCACCCTCCTCAACCTCCTCGGTCTCCTCGACGAGCCCACCTCGGGCGAGATTTTTCTGCAAGGCCGTTCGACTCGAAACCTCTCCTATGAAGAGAAAGCCCAGTTGCGCAGCCGATTCCTCGGCTTCATTTTTCAATCCTTCAACCTCTTTCCGGTGCTGACCGCCTATGAGAACGTCGAATATCCCCTGCTCTTCCACAAAGTCAGCCCGGGCGAGCGGAAAGAGCGGGTTTGGGCGGCCTTGGCCGAAGCCCAGCTCACCGAAGTCGCCGGCCACCGGCCCGACGAGCTTTCCGGCGGCCAAAGACAGCGAGTGGCGATCGCCCGGGCCCTGGTCACTCGTCCCCTGCTGATCTTGGCCGACGAGCCGACGGCCAATCTCGACAGCGGTTCGGCTGAGACGATCATGTCGATGATGCAACGCATGAACAAGGAGCACGGCAGCACCTTCATCTTCTCGACCCACGACCCCCGAGTCGTCCATCATGCCTCTCGGATCGTGACCATCAGCGACGGGGTTTTGCAGGAAGAGGGCCGCCGGACCATCCTCCACGGCGCTCCGATCGGAGCCTATCAATGA